The sequence CGCTGTCTTTAAGGGATATTCCTTTTTAACTATGACTACTACCTAAATAGTTACCAACGTTCGACGTTCAACGGGAAGACAAAACAGGGCGATGGGAAGGAATTTTCCGTATGTTGGGTGATTTGGGGCAAGATTGATATTTAATGAATACAATGGGAGCGGCATATACGCAGAAACTTCTTTTGCCTTTATTCTTCATTATCTATATTGTATAATATCTTTAAAAATTACTTTATAAATAGAGATGAAGGATAAAAATGGCGTTTAAACTAGAACGACTGAATAATTTCCACGGCAGAAAAGGCCCCCTTTTACTTATAATAATGGATGGAATGGGACTTGGAAAGGATGCTGACAACAATGCAATCTATCTGGCCAAAACTCCCGTATTAGATAAACTGATGACAATTCCTCTTAAAACAAAGCTAAAGGCGCACGGCCCGGCCGTCGGCATGCCTTCGGAAGACGATATGGGCAACAGCGAAGTCGGCCATAATGCACTGGGAGCAGGACGCGTATTTGCACAGGGAGCTGCCCTGGTAAACCTGGCTATTGAAAACGGTGCGATATTTAAGTCAAAGACCTGGAAAAAGATACTTGAGATCGGTAAAAGCGGTCATACGGTTCATTTTATCGGGCTTCTTTCAGACGGGAATGTCCATTCGCACATCCGTCACCTTTTTGCGCTTCTGCACAACTGCGAGGCCGAAGGCGTTAGAAAAGTGCGCGTGCATGCACTTTTAGACGGGCGCGACGTGGGCGAAAAATCGGCACTTACTTATGTCTACCCCACCGAAGAGCTCTTAAAGAAGATATCCGGAGAAAACGGCTTCGACTATAAGATAGCCTCGGGCGGCGGCAGAATGAATGTTACAATGGACAGGTACAATGCCGACTGGTCGATTGTAAAGCGCGGCTGGGAGGCACACGTGCACGGCGAGGGAAGAAAGTTCCCATCGGCTACAGAGGCCGTTACAGCTTTCTACAATGAAGACCCCAAGATGACTGACCAGTATATGGATTCGTTTGTGGTTGTGGATGAAAATGAGAAGCCTGTCGGGAAAATTGAAGACGGCGACGCGGTTGTGTTCTATAACTTCAGGGGCGACAGGGCAATTGAGATTTCAAAGGCATTTGAAGACAAGACGCTGGATACATTCGACCGCGGAAGAATTCCTGACGTATTTTATGCCGGAATGATGGAGTATGATGGTGACCTTCATATACCATCGAACTTCCTTGTTTCACCGCCTGAAATCGAATGCACTGTAAGCGAATACCTCTGCGGCGAGAAAGTTACAAGCTTTGCCATTTCGGAGACACAGAAGTTCGGTCACGTTACATATTTCTGGAACGGCAACCGTTCGGGCTACATTGACGAAATGCTTGAAAAATACCTGGAGATCCCATCCGACAGGATTACATTCGACAAGGCTCCATGGATGAAGGCCAATGAGATCACCGAAGAGACAATAAAGCTCTTAAGGACCGGGCAGTATAAGTTCGGGCGCCTTAATTTTGCCAACGGCGACATGGTAGGCCACACAGGCGACATGCAGGCCGCAATTACGGCTGTTGAGACTGTGGACAAATGCGTGGGCGAGCTCCTAAAGGTAGTGGAAGAGCTGCACGGCATTGCACTTGTAACAGCAGACCACGGCAACGCCGAGGAAATGTTTACGGTTAAAAACGGTGTAAAAACGCCTAAAACCTCGCATACATTAAACCCCGTGCCGTTTATTATATTTGATCCTGAATACCAGGGAGAATATAAAATGGCAGAGGTCAAAAATGCGGGTCTCTCCAACGTGGCTTCAACTATATTGAACCTCCTAGGGTTTAAGAAAGTTGAAGAATACGATGAATCTTTGATTTCTGTTGATTAAATTCATAAAAAGGGCGGAGCAAATGAAGCGCTCCGCCCTGCTCTATCCGGGTGAAGCAATTTAACCTTGATTTTCACGCTTAATTTCTGAATTTTTTCGTTCAAAATTGCCACGATTAATACTTGTTTGGAGTTAAATAAATGCTTAAAAAAATGTTGCTTCCCGTCTTTCTGCTGGCCTTGTTCGTTACACAGGCGCATGCCCAGCTGAAAATCGGTAAGTATGCCGGGGAATTTATGGCCATCGGTGTCGGGGGCAGGGCAAATGCAATGGGAGGAGCTTACGTAGCCGTGGCAAATGATGTTACGGCGGGCTACTGGAACCCTGCGGCTCTGGCAAGGATAGACTATCCCGAGATCTCGCTTATGTATTCGCAGAACTTCGGCAACCTGGTAAACTATAACTACGCCTCAGCGGCCATTCCCTACGGGGAGGATATGAGCTTCGGGCTTTCAATTATCCGCCTCGGGGTTGACGGCATTCCCGATACAAGGCAGGCTCTGGTAGATGACAATAATAACAGCAATGTGATTTACAACATCTACAGCCCAAACGCTCACATTGACCCTTCGCGCGTAAAGGAATTCAGCAACGCCGACTGGGCATTTTATTTTACCTTTGCCAAAAGGCACTCAGACAAGCTTTATTACGGTGCAAACGTTAAACTGATAAGGCGCGACCTTGCCGAATACAACGCTATGGGCATCGGATTCGACGTGGGCCTTCTTTACCAGCCCACGAGCAGGCTTTCTCTGGGAGCAAACGTACAGGATATTACAACAACACTTGTTGCATGGAATACCGGTACAAACGAGCTTATTTCCCCGACAGCCAAAACGGGCGTTGCTTACACATTTGACTTTCTTTACGGAAAAGTTACCCCTGCAGCGGGTTTCGACATGAGGTTTGAGAACCGCAGGTTTGCAAGCCAGATGAACGTGGGGCCTGTAAGCCTTGACTTCAGGGGAGGACTTGAGTACAGCTACAACGATGTAGTTGCAGTCCGTATGGGCTACAACGACATAAAAGATTTTACCGTAGGCGCAGGCGTGCGTCTTCCAAAGCTCAGCATCGATTACTCATTCGCGCACTTCAGCGGTGCAAAGGATGATGCTCTGGGCGACTCGCACAAGATTTCTTTAATGCTTACGCTTGAATCCCCGAAGTTCTTAAGGGGAGCAAGTAAATAATATCTTAAGATGAAAAGACTTCCGGAAATATTAAAAATACTCTTCCGCCTAACTGTAATTCCGGCGGTCTTTTCATTTCCTTTTCTTCTTAATTCATGCGCTCCATCGCGGGTGGGAAGCGCAGTGTACCCCAATGCCGATTATCCACTTACAAACGATACCGTTTATTCAGCTTCAAGCGATCTTACTTTCCGCATCCCGAGGGGGTGGACGAGGGCGGAAAGTGGTGAAAATAAAACTTTAGACCTCTGGCTGATCAGAGACGATTTTTCCGCAACACTGAACCTGGTAGCGCTTAGTGCCGACAGCATTTTCAGGGCGCAGGCAGTTGAAGACTCGCTTTTATTTGCGCTTAACTACAGCCGCCAGCTGAAGATAAACAGGATGGGTGCGGGCTACAAGGCAGCGCGTGAGGATGAATTTTTTAATTTTAACCAGAAGAGGTTCGGCGCCTATGAATACGAAGGCACAGAAGGCCTACCGGTGAGGGTTGTAGTATTTACCTATAAGGGAAGGTATTTCGAGCTCTCGGCTGTACCCACGCAGAGCATAGGTCAGATAAAGGTGGACCCCAAAGATCTTTTCCGCGTGCAGCAGTCGCTGATTGCGACAATAAGGTAACCTTACAGTTTTCACCTCCTTATATGTGGATTAAAATATAATTCGATAAATTTCCGGGATATATTATATTGTCTATACGTGTAATTTAAGGAAATATCGACCGGCATTTAGCCACGGGGAGGAGAAATGAAATTTTTAAAAATTTTTGCTCTTTTGGTCTTATCTTCAGCCGCAGTTACGGCCCAGCAGCAGGCCCCAGGCGTACAGGGCGCCAACACTCAGGGTTTTAATACATTTAACGTCGAGACCGATTTTCTGCTCACTTCGCCGGGCGCCATGCGCTACGGCCTTCTGGGCTACGATAACCCGGCTATTTTAACATATATTGAAGGCCCAGAGCTCGAGTTCGACTGGTCGGATGAGCAAGGCCGCTGGAACGACTTTAAGCGCTACGGGCTTTTCGGCGCCATAAGAAATTTGGGGCTGGGAATGATACACAATAAAGTCGGTGACAACTCGGTTACAGATTACAGGGTTTCCTTAGGCTTCGGTAACAGGGCCTTCAGCCTGGGTTTGGGTTACGGCTGGTCGGGCGGGGACGTTGATCTTTTCGGGCGCTCAAAAATTATAAGGGGCGGAATGCTCATACGACCTTCCAGGTATCTATCGCTTGGGGCCTCAGGAATTGTCTCCACCACTTATTCAACCAAGGAATTATATACTGAACTTGCAGCCCGCCCGCTTGGAAATGAATTTATAACGCTTTTTGCCGATATAGTCTTAAGGAATACTGAAATTATAAGAGGAAAGAAAGAAATCTGGAGCGCCGGGGCGGCCCTGGAAGTAATACCGGGCTTCAGGATTACTGGCAGGTACTTCCAGACAAAAGCCTTCAGCGCAGGCCTGCAGCTTTCACTTGGAAACATAGGCTTTTCGGGGCAGGCGCACTATAACGACAACCAGGCGCATGCCTATAATACATACGGAATAAGGGTCGGGACATACGACAGGAATTTTTTCAGCTCACTTTTCCCTTCAAAAGATTACTTAAATGTTACGCTTAAAGGAGAGCTTAAGTACCAGCGCTACATGTTCTTTGATGAATCCAACACGCTTTATGACATAATAAGTCAGATAAACGCCGCAAAGACGGATCCCGGAATTAAAGGTATTGCCTTAAATGCCACGGAGCTCCGGGTGCCGGGTGAAATGCTGTGGGAGCTGCGTGAAAGGCTTCTGGATTTCAGACGCTCAGGCAAGAAGGTGGTGATTTTCCTGGAGCGCCCGGATATGGCAGACTACTACTTTGCAAGCGCGGCAGACAAGATTGTTTTAGATCCTCTGGGAAACCTGGCTTTTCAGGGGCTTATTGCAGGAAGAACTTTTTATAAAGGTACACTGGATAAGTTAGGCATCGGCTTCGATGAGCTGAGGTTTTTCAAGTACAAGTCGGCCATGGAAAGCTTTTCGAGGGAGGATATGACGGAAGCCGACCGTGAGCAGAGGCAGAGGCTGATTGACGTTTATTACGACCTTATGCGAGACGGGATAAGCCGGGCGCGCGGGATATCCCCTGAAAAGGTGGACAGCATTGTAAATTATAAAGTTGTCCTCCTTCCCCGTGAAGCCATGGAACTGGGGCTTGTGGATACTCTGGACCGCTGGGAGAATTCAAGCGAGGTGATAAAGAAAATTGAAGGGACGAAAAGGCCGCTTGTCTCGGCAGGATCGCTTGAAAAATATAAGCTTCCGGATGACAACAAGTGGGGTGAGTTTGAAAGAATTGCAATAATCTATGCAATAGGGGCAACTTCGATGGACGGGGGAATTAACGCGCGCAAGCTTGTCAAGGACGTAGAAAGCGCCGCCGAAGACCCGCACGTAAAGGCTATAGTAATAAGGGTGGACTCCCCCGGCGGCGACGCAATGGCTTCGGACTATATTGCTGAGGCGATAAAGAAGTACAAGAAGCAGAAGCCTGTTATTATTTCACAGGGCGCCGTTGCGGCATCGGGCGGGTATTGGCTTTCAATGTATGCCGATACCATCGTCTCGGCTCCTAACACAATTACGGGCTCAATCGGTGTAATAGGCGCGTGGGTTTATAACGGGGGCTTATCGGAAAAGCTGGGCTTTACGACGGACTTTGTAAAAAGAGGCGACCATGCGGATCTGGGCTTCGGGGCCTCGCTCCCCTTTATGGGCCTGGGACTTCCCGACAGGGCGCTGACGCCTGAGGAAAGAGGAAGAATTGAATACATTATTAAAGACAGCTACGACCTGTTTATTACAAAAGTTGCCGAAGGAAGGCGCTTAAAGCCTGAGTACGTGGATTCAGTAGGGCAAGGACGTGTATGGATGGGTCCCGATGCCCTGAAGCTCCGTCTTGTGGACATAATAGGAGGCCTCAACGAGGCAATTA comes from Ignavibacteria bacterium and encodes:
- a CDS encoding PorV/PorQ family protein, which gives rise to MLKKMLLPVFLLALFVTQAHAQLKIGKYAGEFMAIGVGGRANAMGGAYVAVANDVTAGYWNPAALARIDYPEISLMYSQNFGNLVNYNYASAAIPYGEDMSFGLSIIRLGVDGIPDTRQALVDDNNNSNVIYNIYSPNAHIDPSRVKEFSNADWAFYFTFAKRHSDKLYYGANVKLIRRDLAEYNAMGIGFDVGLLYQPTSRLSLGANVQDITTTLVAWNTGTNELISPTAKTGVAYTFDFLYGKVTPAAGFDMRFENRRFASQMNVGPVSLDFRGGLEYSYNDVVAVRMGYNDIKDFTVGAGVRLPKLSIDYSFAHFSGAKDDALGDSHKISLMLTLESPKFLRGASK
- the sppA gene encoding signal peptide peptidase SppA; this translates as MKFLKIFALLVLSSAAVTAQQQAPGVQGANTQGFNTFNVETDFLLTSPGAMRYGLLGYDNPAILTYIEGPELEFDWSDEQGRWNDFKRYGLFGAIRNLGLGMIHNKVGDNSVTDYRVSLGFGNRAFSLGLGYGWSGGDVDLFGRSKIIRGGMLIRPSRYLSLGASGIVSTTYSTKELYTELAARPLGNEFITLFADIVLRNTEIIRGKKEIWSAGAALEVIPGFRITGRYFQTKAFSAGLQLSLGNIGFSGQAHYNDNQAHAYNTYGIRVGTYDRNFFSSLFPSKDYLNVTLKGELKYQRYMFFDESNTLYDIISQINAAKTDPGIKGIALNATELRVPGEMLWELRERLLDFRRSGKKVVIFLERPDMADYYFASAADKIVLDPLGNLAFQGLIAGRTFYKGTLDKLGIGFDELRFFKYKSAMESFSREDMTEADREQRQRLIDVYYDLMRDGISRARGISPEKVDSIVNYKVVLLPREAMELGLVDTLDRWENSSEVIKKIEGTKRPLVSAGSLEKYKLPDDNKWGEFERIAIIYAIGATSMDGGINARKLVKDVESAAEDPHVKAIVIRVDSPGGDAMASDYIAEAIKKYKKQKPVIISQGAVAASGGYWLSMYADTIVSAPNTITGSIGVIGAWVYNGGLSEKLGFTTDFVKRGDHADLGFGASLPFMGLGLPDRALTPEERGRIEYIIKDSYDLFITKVAEGRRLKPEYVDSVGQGRVWMGPDALKLRLVDIIGGLNEAIKVAKERAGIEKDKDIRFIQYPQMPLFDLSFLRPGILGFGAKEMEFADYMKLIIEHNGQAMPRLPVEDLHLIK
- a CDS encoding 2,3-bisphosphoglycerate-independent phosphoglycerate mutase, with product MAFKLERLNNFHGRKGPLLLIIMDGMGLGKDADNNAIYLAKTPVLDKLMTIPLKTKLKAHGPAVGMPSEDDMGNSEVGHNALGAGRVFAQGAALVNLAIENGAIFKSKTWKKILEIGKSGHTVHFIGLLSDGNVHSHIRHLFALLHNCEAEGVRKVRVHALLDGRDVGEKSALTYVYPTEELLKKISGENGFDYKIASGGGRMNVTMDRYNADWSIVKRGWEAHVHGEGRKFPSATEAVTAFYNEDPKMTDQYMDSFVVVDENEKPVGKIEDGDAVVFYNFRGDRAIEISKAFEDKTLDTFDRGRIPDVFYAGMMEYDGDLHIPSNFLVSPPEIECTVSEYLCGEKVTSFAISETQKFGHVTYFWNGNRSGYIDEMLEKYLEIPSDRITFDKAPWMKANEITEETIKLLRTGQYKFGRLNFANGDMVGHTGDMQAAITAVETVDKCVGELLKVVEELHGIALVTADHGNAEEMFTVKNGVKTPKTSHTLNPVPFIIFDPEYQGEYKMAEVKNAGLSNVASTILNLLGFKKVEEYDESLISVD